The Longimicrobiales bacterium genome has a segment encoding these proteins:
- a CDS encoding SGNH/GDSL hydrolase family protein yields MARQTVLLLGDSILDNQPYTGGAPDTATHLRSVLGAEWTVDLLARDGAIMSDVPGQIRRMPTRDAVAFLSIGGNDLTQQIELLARSSTSAAAVLGELLAIADRFSARYDEVARSVAAAAERTVLCTIYEVQLEPRHFAELARVPLAVLNDRIIRIATRLGLEVLELRDVCTSASDFVMQIEPSARGARKIADAIANVLRDDPDVRTARIHSAA; encoded by the coding sequence ATGGCGCGGCAAACGGTACTCCTGCTGGGAGACTCGATCCTCGACAATCAGCCGTATACGGGGGGCGCGCCTGACACGGCAACGCACTTGCGATCGGTCCTGGGCGCTGAATGGACGGTAGATCTGCTCGCCCGCGACGGTGCGATCATGTCGGACGTACCGGGCCAGATCCGACGGATGCCCACGCGCGATGCGGTCGCGTTCTTGAGCATTGGAGGCAATGACCTCACGCAGCAAATTGAACTTCTCGCCAGATCCTCGACAAGCGCCGCAGCTGTCCTCGGAGAGCTCCTCGCGATTGCCGATCGATTCTCCGCGAGGTATGACGAGGTGGCGCGCTCCGTCGCCGCCGCGGCGGAGCGCACGGTGCTCTGCACCATCTACGAAGTGCAACTGGAACCGCGGCATTTTGCGGAGCTGGCGCGTGTACCGCTCGCGGTCCTGAACGATCGTATCATCAGAATTGCAACCCGCCTCGGGCTGGAAGTGCTCGAGCTTCGGGACGTGTGTACGTCGGCTTCCGACTTCGTCATGCAGATCGAGCCCTCCGCGCGGGGTGCCAGGAAGATCGCAGACGCGATTGCAAATGTTCTGCGCGATGATCCCGATGTCCGCACGGCGCGCATTCATTCCGCTGCCTGA
- a CDS encoding GNAT family N-acetyltransferase, producing the protein MIELRDTIADDIPHIAALESAHGDNFVMPYSLERHYRELDRPEVLYKSVYRGSDLIGFAILVLDPDGCSVEFRRIVIADAGRGYGSMVVSMISDVARHDLGRARLWLDVFEDNARARRIYERLGYRRFGQTDHEGRVLLLYEQIL; encoded by the coding sequence TTCGCGATACCATTGCAGACGACATTCCGCACATTGCCGCGCTCGAGTCGGCCCATGGCGACAATTTCGTGATGCCCTACTCGCTCGAACGACACTACCGCGAGCTCGATCGGCCGGAGGTGTTGTACAAATCCGTTTACCGAGGCAGCGACCTGATCGGGTTCGCCATTCTCGTGCTTGACCCGGACGGCTGCAGCGTCGAATTCCGACGCATTGTCATCGCTGATGCCGGACGAGGCTACGGAAGCATGGTCGTCAGCATGATCAGCGACGTTGCCCGGCACGATCTCGGGCGGGCACGACTGTGGCTCGATGTATTCGAGGACAATGCTCGTGCCCGGCGCATCTACGAGCGCCTCGGGTATCGGCGGTTTGGTCAAACAGATCATGAGGGACGCGTTCTTCTGCTCTACGAGCAGATCCTCTGA